The Dioscorea cayenensis subsp. rotundata cultivar TDr96_F1 unplaced genomic scaffold, TDr96_F1_v2_PseudoChromosome.rev07_lg8_w22 25.fasta BLBR01000621.1, whole genome shotgun sequence genome has a segment encoding these proteins:
- the LOC120254774 gene encoding glucan endo-1,3-beta-glucosidase 8-like has translation MVSLIWLMVMCCSCCSSLVEGLGVNWGTMATRKLPPHTIVKMLQDNGIKKVKLFDTDYNTMSALAGSGIEVMVAIPNDMLATMNDYDSAKLWVKKNVTRFNFEGGVNITYVAVGNEPFLKSYNGSFLKTTLPALKNIQSALSDAGYADTIKVTVPLNADVYESPANNPVPSAGRFREDIRDLMTQMVEFFHQTGAPFTVNIYPFLSLYGNPDFPVDFAFFDGASPPVIDGNIQYTNVFDANFDTLVSALNSIGFGDLPIIIGEVGWPTDGDINANTNFAQRFYNGLLKRLAANQGTPLRPNTYIETYLFGLIDEDAKSIAPGAFERHWGIFAFDGQPKYPLDLSGSPTLTAAKDVQYLPQQWCVYNPNTKADVGSKLIDNMNFACTYADCTALGYGSSCNGLDEKGNASYAFNSYFQTQGQKDGSCDFQGLAMVTTQNNSQGKCNFLVQIVGFDYSSASSASLSLLEMSVLLYVSVMLLFF, from the exons atGGTGTCATTGATTTGGTTAATGGTGATGTGTTGTTCCTGTTGCTCTTCTTTGGTTGAAGGGCTTGGAGTGAACTGGGGAACAATGGCGACACGTAAATTGCCTCCACACACCATTGTGAAAATGCTGCAAGACAATGGGATTAAGAAAGTTAAGCTCTTTGATACTGACTATAATACCATGAGTGCGCTTGCCGGATCAGGGATTGAAGTCATGGTTGCTATCCCAAATGATATGCTCGCTACAATGAATGACTATGATTCTGCCAAGCTCTGGGTCAAGAAAAATGTCACAAGATTTAACTTTGAAGGTGGTGTCAATATAAC TTATGTAGCTGTTGGCAATGAACCCTTTCTCAAGTCCTACAATGGTTCCTTCCTGAAGACCACCTTGCCTGCTTTGAAGAACATACAAAGTGCCCTCAGTGATGCAGGCTATGCAGACACAATTAAGGTCACAGTTCCTCTCAATGCTGATGTCTATGAATCCCCGGCAAACAACCCAGTTCCTTCAGCTGGTAGATTCCGAGAAGACATCAGAGATCTCATGACTCAGATGGTCGAGTTCTTTCACCAGACTGGTGCTCCATTCACTGTCAACATATACCCTTTCCTCAGCCTCTATGGAAACCCCGATTTCCCTGTGGACTTTGCCTTCTTTGATGGTGCTAGTCCTCCAGTAATCGATGGAAATATTCAGTACACCAATGTGTTTGATGCCAACTTTGACACGCTAGTATCAGCCCTGAATAGCATCGGCTTTGGTGACTTACCAATCATTATAGGTGAAGTTGGCTGGCCAACTGACGGCGATATCAATGCCAACACAAACTTTGCTCAGAGGTTTTACAATGGCCTTCTGAAGCGGCTCGCTGCCAACCAAGGAACTCCTCTCCGGCCCAACACATACATTGAAACCTACCTCTTTGGTCTCATTGATGAGGATGCCAAGAGCATTGCCCCAGGTGCATTCGAGCGACATTGGGGGATCTTCGCCTTTGATGGCCAACCAAAGTACCCGCTCGACCTCTCCGGCAGCCCTACACTCACTGCGGCGAAGGATGTCCAGTATTTGCCACAGCAGTGGTGTGTGTACAATCCAAACACAAAGGCAGATGTCGGCAGTAAACTCATTGACAACATGAACTTTGCGTGCACCTACGCAGACTGCACGGCACTCGGCTATGGGTCTAGTTGCAATGGCCTAGATGAGAAGGGCAACGCTTCGTATGCCTTCAATTCATACTTCCAGACACAAGGGCAGAAGGATGGGAGCTGCGACTTCCAGGGGCTGGCAATGGTGACCACACAAAACAATTCGCAGGGTAAATGCAACTTTCTTGTCCAGATTGTCGGTTTTGATTATTCTAGTGCTTCATCCGCATCCTTGTCATTGTTGGAAATGTCTGTTCTGTTATATGTATCAGTGATGCTTCTCTTCTTCTAG